In Phaseolus vulgaris cultivar G19833 chromosome 7, P. vulgaris v2.0, whole genome shotgun sequence, the genomic stretch TTTGAGGCGAGAACAACCTTTGGGGAAGGAAGTGAGGTCAATACGATCAATATCAGGTACATGGTAGTTAATATCCCTTcatcatataatattttgttgggAAGACCTGCGATAAATAAGTTAGGAGCAGTAGTATCATTAGTGCATATGAAAATGAAGTATCTGATGGATGGGCATAGGGTAGGAGTAATAAGGGTAAATCAAAGGTCTGCAAGGAAGTGTTATGAAggtagtttaaaaaataataaaaagcgGTGTTGGCAATTAGAGAGGGTAGACCAAAATTGTGAGGAGATAGAGTTGGATCCGAAGGTAGATTACAAGGAAGAAAGACCTCAACCGGCAGAGGAAACCAAAACCATTGAGTTGCAGGAGGGTAGGATGGTTAAAATTGGAAGTCAAATGGGGATTGAACGGGATAAAGAGGTGATAGAGTGCTTGAGAGAAAATGTACGAGCTTTTGCATGGACGGTACAGGATATGCCAGGAATAGACCCGGATTTCATATGACATCGTTTGTCGGTAAACCCAAATGTGAAGTCAGTAGTACAAAAGAGAAGGAAGTTGGGGGAAGAGAGGTAGCAAATAGTGAGTCAGGAAGTGGAGAAATTAAGGAGTGTGGGCCACGTtagggagatacaataccctaCTTGGCTAGCCAATGTGGTGTTGGTCCAGAAAAGTAATGGCAAATGGAGAAGGTGTACAGATTTCACAGACTTGAGCAAAGCATGTCCCATAGATGCTTTCCCGTTAACTAATATTGATattttggtggatggggtgtctAGTTGTGAGCTTCTAAGTTTATGGATGCATATTCGGGATATAATCAAATCCGAATGCATCCTAGTGATATAGAAAAGACAACCTTTAGGGGAAGTTTATCGAACTTTTGTTACATAAATATGCCCTTCGgattgaagaatgcgggggcgaCCTATCAATGGATGATGGATCGAATTCTGGGGGATATGATTGGAAGGAATGTGGAGTCATATGTAGACGATATGGTAGTTAAATCCGTAAGAGCCAGTAGTCATGTGCAAGATCTGAGGGAATTCTTTCAAACATTAGATAAGTATAAGTTGAAGCTGAATCTagaaaaaatgtgtgtttggaGTAAGGGCGGGAAAGTTTTTGATGTTTATGTTGACTCAAAGCGGAATTGAGATGAACCCAAAAAAGTGTGAGGCAATTCTTAGCATGAGAAGTCCGGTGTCTGTTAAGGAAGTACAACAGTTGGCAGGGAGGATGACATCATTGTCACGTTTCATCCCGAAAGTAGGAGAAAAGTCgatttctttctttcaatgtCTAAAGGGCAATGATCTCTTCATGTGCACAAACGAATGTGAAGAAGCATTTCAGAAATTAAAAAGTATACTTGCATCGCCTCCAATCCTGATCAAGCCTGTAGCGGGGTTACCTGTGTATTTGTATTTATGCGTAACAGAAAATGCATTAAGTACAGTGATAACACAGGAAAAAAAGAAGGACCAAAGACCGATCTACTTCTTTAGTCAGATTTTCCAAGGAGCATAGGTAAGGTATCAGAAGATTGAAAAGGCAGCTTTAGTTGTGGTAATCACGGCAAGAAGGTTAAGATATTACTCCCAGAATTTTCAGATTATTGTGAAAACAGATTTTCCAATTAAGCAGGTGTTATTAAAGGTGGATTTGGTAGGACGAATGATgaaatgggcggtggaactTTCAGAGTATGGTTTGATATTTGAAAGTAGGGGTTTGGTGCGACCTTAAGTACTGGCGGATTTTGTGGCTGAATTAGCAGGATCGGGAGAAGAGTGTCAATTGGGTAGGATGGGAGGATGGATTTTGTCGGTGGATGGAGCATCCAATACTCAAGGTAGTGGAGTAGGGATTATCCTGGAAGGACCGGACAGGGTTTTGGTGGAGCAGTCTTTAAAATTCGCGTTCCGGGCTAGTAATAATCAGGCGAAGTATGAGGCTTTGTTAGCTGAGATGAGGTTAGCAGAAGATATGGGTGTAAAGAAGTTAGTGGTTAGAAGTGATTCGCAATTGGTGACGGAGCAGGTGGCAGGAAATTTTCAAGCAAGAGATCCGCATTTGGCTAAGTATTTGGAGAAGGTGCAAACAATGGCGTCCAAATTCGAGGAATTCATTTTGGTGCATGTCCCACGGGAGCAAAACTCCAGAGCAAATTTGTTATCTAAATTAGCAAGTACAAAAAGATCGGCTAATCATAGGTCAGTAATACAGGAAAGCTTGGCAGAGCCTAGTGTGGTCATTGGAGAGGCGATGCAAATTTGTAGTTAGCAAAGCTGGATGGATATGTATGTGAGGTGGTTCGAGGAAGGAAAAAAACCGACAGATATGGAAGAGCAGGGTATCctgaaaaagaatatatatatatatatatatatatatatatatatatatatgtatgtataagATGATTGAGAGTTGTTTATATAGAAAGGGATTTTCCTTACCCTTGTTGAAATGTCTGGACGAGGTTAGTAAGGAGAGGGTGATACAGGAGGTTCACGAAGGAGTATGCAGAAACCATATAGGAGGGAGATCGTTAGCGGTGAAAATTGTACGAGTTGGTTTCTATTGGCCCACTTTGAGAGTCATTTGTCTTGAGTACGTCAGAAAATGTGACAGGTGTCAAAAACATGCAATTGATATTAAGGTTCCAGCAGAGCGTCTTTATTCATTAGTTGCACCATGGCCTTTCTTTAGATGAGGGATTGACATTTTGGGGATTTTTCCAAAATCGGTGAGGCACTTTAGGTTCATTGTAGTAGCTATTGAGTATTTTACAAAATGGGTGGAAGTAGAGCCATTAACAACTATTATAGCTTAAAAGATTACGAAGTTTGTTTGGAAATCAATAGTGTGTAGGTTTGGCGTACCTAGAGAGCTTATATCGGACATAGTTTCCTAGTAAGAAGATGAAGGATATGTGTGAAGAGTTGGTTATTTGTCAGATTTTCTCCTCCGTAGAGCATCCCCAGTCTAATGGGCAGGTGGAGGCAGCAAACAAAATTATCTTAAATGCCTTGAAGAAAAAACTTGGCACAACTAAAGCCAGGTGGATCGAAATTTTTTCTGAAGTAATTTGGTCGTATCATACAACGGTGCAGTCAAAAACAAAGGAGTCCCTGTTTAGTTTGGTTTAGGATAGTGATGTTATATTACCCATTGAGTTAGAGATAACATCTAGAAGAGTAGGGGATTTTTCGGAAAAAGCACCGGAAGAAGGGAGACTGTTTCAGCTAGATACCTTGGATGAAGTTAGAAGCAAGGCAAAACTGGGAGAGGCAAAACGAAAAAGGAATGTGGAAACCAGACATTTAAGTAAGGTACATACAAGAGAGTTCAAAGAAGGAGATCTTGTTTTGCATAAGAGGGGAGAGGCACAGAAAGATATTAAACTGACATCAACGTGGGTAGGACCTTACAGAGTACGGGAAGTTGTAGGCAGGGGAGCATATCATCTGGAGACTCTGGATGGTGGATAGAATGTGGCCAAATTACGATTTTATTACAGTTAGTttatgttgaatttttttttttctttcctttatgCCCTCATAAGAAACATTTTACACCATTCTAATAAATGAGGTATTgttataaagattttttttaagcaGGGACGACTGAAAACAAAACCATGGTAGGGTGTTCACCCACCATGGTGCCAAGTGGAGCTCAGTCCACAAAACCATGGACAGGTGTTCACCCTCCATGGTGTCGAGCGGAGCCTCGGTCCACAAAACCATGGATTGGTAATCACCCTCCATGGTGCCAAGGAAAAATCTTGGTCCAATAACAAAACCATGGTAGGGTGTTCACCCACCATGGTGCCGAGCGGAGCCTCGGTCCACAAAACCATGGACTGGTGTTCACCCTCCATGGTGCCAAGGAGAAAACATGATCCAATAACAAACCCATGGTAGGGTCTTCACTCACCATGGTGCCGAGCGGAGCCTCAGTTTGTAAAGATGAGATACTATATTGAGATGTGAcaaatgtttaaaatttaatttatgaatttggCATGTGAATTGATGTGGCGAgtgtttaaaatttgaatacatGAATTTGGCATGTGAATTGATATGGCGAGTGtttataatttgaatatatGAATTTGGCATGTAAATTGATTTAGGTATGAGAGGTggaaaatgtttaaaattagttatataaTTTCGATGTGAATTGGTGAATAATTCAACATTTGGTAGGATTAAGATTGGATAGGTGATTTAGAATACGTTCTTAAAACTGAACCTAGGAACCTAGAGTAAAGTTTTATGAAAATATGCTTAGGGAGAATTATTTTTGTGTGGAATAAATCAAGGGGTTTTGGTAAATGTTCATACGTAATGCACGAAAGATATAACTTGTCATAATATTGGAATGATAATTGTAAGTCAAAGTAGATAATGAAAGTAGCAAATGTGAGAATTACAAAAGGTTAGCATAAATAAAGCAGAAAATGTTTAAAGTTTGTCAAAATGCATAAAGGTAACGATTTTCAATCCTTGCTACTCGTCAACAATCTGCCCATTCACGACACTTTTGAAAGGGTCGAGCGGCGACGTATCAATGCCAAGTTGAACAACCTTAATTTGTTCAATGGCATCATCAAAGCGTCAACAAAAGCTCGGGACACTTCATCTTTGGCTACCTCCAACGCAACTTCAAGAGTGGCAACTTTATTTTGGAGCATAGCTTCAGCGTCTTCCCAAGCTCAATTAGTTGCTTGACGCTCTTCGCAATGACGAGCATAGTCTATAATGGTCCGCTGCAACTTCCCCAAAGCATCATCCTTGTCCCTAGCCATTTATGCCAATTTGTTCTTGTAGAAGGTTACCTCAACTTGGGCAGTTTCAAGCTCACCAGTTTGTTCACCTTCACTAGTTCTAGGGCAACCTTGTGGGTTGCTTCGGAATCCTGTTTTACCAACCTTTTGGTCAGATAGTCAAAAAGGGATATCAATTCGGGCCAGGAAGAAGGCTCGTCTACAAACTCCATACCTTTGTCATCTTTTTTGCAGGATTTGGCAGATGATCCCTAGTGATAGGAAGAATGACCTACAGAGTCAACAGGTTCGACAGTTGGAAGATGGTCAGTGGACCATTTTTTTTCGACAACCACAGTAGCAGTCTTTTCAGAATCGATTGGCGTCAACTTTGCATTGGACTTGGCAGCAGCATTGGACTTAGCAACAACTCCTCTGGTCCGACGAGCTATTTCAACTTTGGTAAGCAACATTGAGTTATCTAAAAAATAGAGACATTTGTTAAAAATAGTTgacaacaagaaaataaatagatGTTGGTCAAATTGAATACCGATGTAAACTTTTAAGTCATGGGGTCAGGACTCGAGCTTTAGAAGAATCGGAGTTTCAAAGACTATCCCTAGCTCATCAAGTTTTTTGCAGTCACCTAGTTCCCTAGTGTCAAGATCTTCAAGAGTGCGAGTAGGTTGACAGTTAGGTCGGGATGACCAATATAGGGGCAATCCCTCTAAAAGAGCAGGGATGTGATCAGGTTGTTGAATTTTATgaatttcccctttgaaagaTTTATAAAAAGACTGAAATAACGTAAGAAGGGTTCGACCTTTGACACCACTAATGGAGGCCCAGGAGGTATGTTTGGAGATCTtaaattcaaagaaataaaaatacatgtTGGAGCTCGGAATAATGTCAAATTGGCTATAGAGGATGTGAAAGGCTCGGACAAAGGCTCAGCTATTAAGCTGCAATTGAGCGGGGAATACGTTCATGGATAACaatatttctttttcaaaaggTTGTAAAGGAAGTCGGACACCGAGCTTGGTGAATAAAGTCACATATAAGAAGCAGAAGGAGCATGGTAGTCAAAATCGCGAGTTGCATCGTAAGATCGTACGACTTTCAATGTATACTCATGGTGCCGATCTGCGATCACCAGAAAAATACGATTTCTGCAGATTGCGTGGGATCGGCGTTGTAAATCGCAACTCGCGTGGAATCATCGAGTTTCACGATACTGGAAATCGTCACAGGCAGCTCTTTTGACATCATCGTTGTGGCGGCGCAGTAGCGTTTACAGTGTCGCGACGTGACGGAGTGCGACACGGTGGCTGTGGTGTGGCAGCAGCAGATAGGATAGTTTGGGATTAGGGTTTCTCTGTTTAAGATGGAGGCAGCAGCATATGGGCTCAATGAAATAAAAAGCtcaaataactgaaaagaatCCACTTACCGCACAGTGAGAGGAATCAGTTACTGCACagtaaaatttttaattttttactcaAAAACGTTACAAATtcaacataattaatttttaattaattatttttaagtcaTGCAAACAGAATCTCGCTCTTCTCTCCCATTCCCTATCAACTTCTCCATTGCAGTCCCACTCTCCTCTGTTTTTCCTCTACATAACCAAGTGCagattttttttcctctttttttctCACTCCTCTCCCCTTCCCTTTCATGTTTCCAACTGCAGTCTCGCTCTCCTCTGTTTTTTTCTATATAATCAAGTGCAgcttttttttcctctttttttctCACTGCAACCAAGTGCAGTtttgttttctctgtttttctcaCTGCAACCAAGTgccgttttttttttctttttttttttcactgcAACCCAAACTGCAGTCCCAAATTTCCATCATTACAATGACTTCTATACCCGTGATAGTGACTCCCAAAAAATGCTCCAGGAAATAGGAGTGATGTTACTTGGAAGCATTGTATCTCAGTTATTGGGGATACTAGACAACTTCAATGCAAATATTGTCAAAAGGTATTAACCGGGGGAGTTTATTGATTGAAGCATCACTTGGCCGGTACTCAAAAGGATGTTGGAGCATGCAAGGATGCTCCTAATGAAGTTaaaaaggagatgtgggaaatTGTTGTTGGTTtgcaacaaaaattaaataagaaatcaAGTATTACTTTGAATGATGAGGAAATGGCAAAAGCtggtgagaaaagaaaaaacagtgaGGAAGAGTTCACTCAGTCCAGCAACAGTCCAGTGGcagaaatatttttaagaatagGCAAACTACCATCAACAACATGTTTAAGAAAGGTATTAGAGAGGAGGCATGTCAAGCAATTGCTAGGTTCTTTTATAACAATGCTATACCTTTCAATGTGGCAAAGAGTGAAGAATTCACTGCTATGTT encodes the following:
- the LOC137829344 gene encoding uncharacterized protein; translation: MGGWILSVDGASNTQGSGVGIILEGPDRVLVEQSLKFAFRASNNQAKYEALLAEMRLAEDMGVKKLVVRSDSQLVTEQVAGNFQARDPHLAKYLEKVQTMASKFEEFILVHVPREQNSRANLLSKLASTKRSANHRSVIQESLAEPSVVIGEAMQICS